A stretch of Gloeocapsopsis sp. IPPAS B-1203 DNA encodes these proteins:
- a CDS encoding ABC transporter ATP-binding protein encodes MEQEQVILRIDGVTKQFHQTSKPAVVNVSFSLLQGDLLGLLGPSGCGKTTLLRLIAGFERPQSGRIKIAEKIVAGRHWIPPEQRSVGMVFQDYALFPHLTVAENIAFGLRSSKKCSDRVDQLTELVGLAGLEKRYPHELSGGQQQRVALARALAPEPALILLDEPLSNLDVQVRLRLREELREILKATGISSVFVTHDQEEALAIADKVAVMRQGNIEQLGTPEEVYTHPQTRFVAEFVTRANFLPAKRIGQLWETEIGCFKVKKETADKQEVGDLMIREEDLILQRVDNAPVIIHTRRFLGREYRYCLQTSSGKRLHARTSAEIVLPVGARVELAVAEQAIRFFPHKDISDNLVMNSCASH; translated from the coding sequence ATGGAGCAGGAGCAAGTAATTCTTCGTATAGATGGCGTAACTAAACAGTTCCACCAAACATCAAAACCAGCTGTTGTGAATGTCAGTTTCAGTCTTCTTCAAGGAGATTTACTCGGTTTATTAGGTCCCTCAGGTTGTGGCAAAACAACATTGTTGCGGTTGATTGCTGGGTTTGAGCGTCCGCAATCAGGGAGAATCAAAATTGCTGAAAAGATTGTCGCTGGTAGACATTGGATACCCCCAGAACAGCGATCGGTAGGAATGGTGTTTCAGGACTACGCATTGTTTCCGCACTTGACAGTTGCTGAGAATATTGCTTTTGGTTTGCGCTCCAGTAAAAAGTGTAGCGATCGCGTCGATCAACTAACAGAACTTGTTGGTTTAGCAGGATTAGAAAAACGCTATCCGCATGAATTATCTGGCGGACAACAGCAACGTGTTGCCTTAGCAAGAGCCTTAGCACCAGAACCAGCACTAATTTTATTAGATGAACCTTTGAGTAATCTTGATGTGCAAGTACGCTTGCGCTTACGCGAAGAGTTACGGGAAATTTTAAAAGCAACAGGAATCTCAAGTGTTTTCGTTACTCACGATCAAGAAGAAGCCCTGGCGATCGCTGACAAAGTTGCCGTCATGCGTCAAGGAAACATAGAACAATTAGGCACGCCAGAAGAAGTATATACTCATCCACAAACACGCTTTGTTGCAGAATTTGTCACTCGTGCGAACTTTTTACCAGCTAAACGTATTGGGCAATTATGGGAAACCGAAATTGGCTGTTTCAAAGTGAAAAAAGAGACAGCAGATAAACAAGAAGTAGGAGACTTGATGATTCGCGAAGAAGATTTGATCTTACAGCGTGTTGATAATGCTCCTGTGATTATTCACACTCGGAGATTTTTAGGGCGCGAATACCGCTACTGTTTGCAAACTTCATCTGGTAAAAGATTACACGCACGCACATCTGCAGAAATAGTTTTACCCGTGGGAGCGCGAGTTGAGTTAGCGGTTGCAGAGCAAGCAATTCGATTTTTTCCGCATAAAGACATCTCAGATAATTTAGTGATGAATTCATGCGCTTCTCACTAA
- a CDS encoding ABC transporter ATP-binding protein yields MGEIVCQHVSKAWGIGTADELLTLDDISFSVNSGEFVVIIGPSGCGKSTLLSMIAGLEKPTSGTIFHDGKPIKAPQSDRSLIFQQPSLLPWLSLIDNVAFGLTLKGINKQERYQRAQHFLSEVGLRNFANKYPHQLSGGMQQRACIARALCLGADIILMDEPFAALDVQTRYNMQKFLLDIWQGTNKTVIFVTHHIDEAVYLADRVIILTARPGRVLESVKINMPRPRDVISTEFERHRAMFVEHLRSEVTKAFAEQELAEMLDTRIK; encoded by the coding sequence ATGGGTGAGATTGTCTGTCAGCACGTCAGTAAAGCTTGGGGAATAGGAACTGCAGATGAATTACTCACACTCGATGACATTAGTTTTTCTGTTAATTCGGGTGAATTTGTTGTCATTATTGGACCTAGTGGTTGTGGTAAAAGTACACTACTATCAATGATTGCAGGCTTAGAAAAGCCAACGAGTGGCACAATCTTTCATGATGGCAAACCAATTAAAGCACCACAAAGCGATCGCTCATTAATTTTCCAGCAACCTTCCCTGTTACCGTGGTTATCGTTAATTGATAACGTTGCTTTCGGACTCACCTTGAAAGGCATCAATAAGCAAGAACGCTATCAACGCGCACAACACTTTCTTAGCGAAGTCGGTTTGCGTAACTTTGCAAACAAGTACCCGCATCAACTGTCTGGAGGAATGCAACAACGTGCTTGCATCGCGCGGGCTTTATGTTTGGGAGCCGATATTATTCTAATGGACGAGCCATTTGCAGCTTTAGATGTGCAAACTCGATACAATATGCAAAAGTTTTTGCTCGATATCTGGCAAGGCACAAACAAAACAGTCATATTTGTCACGCACCACATTGATGAAGCAGTTTATCTAGCAGATCGCGTGATTATTCTCACAGCGCGTCCAGGAAGGGTGTTAGAAAGTGTCAAAATTAATATGCCACGTCCGCGCGATGTGATTAGCACAGAATTTGAACGTCATCGTGCTATGTTTGTCGAACATTTACGCTCAGAAGTCACTAAAGCTTTTGCCGAACAAGAATTAGCCGAAATGCTCGATACTCGCATTAAGTAG
- a CDS encoding M48 family metallopeptidase gives MFSTIQLIGLKADEFRHPLDLEATKALKQIPGVDILVRNLLGQMAEQFFYVENIASSILVGEQQLPQFHKLLVEACRVLDLEPPQLYVRQHPVPNAYTFAMRGKQPFIVIHTSLLELLTPEEIQAVIAHELGHLKCDHGVYLTLVNLVVLAAGQLPNFGGFVAQALQAQLLEWVRCAEFTCDRAALLATQDPKIVMSLLMKLSGGSPTLAPQLNLDAFLAQARAYDDISNTEMGEVLKSARTSQLTHPLPVLRAREIDRWASSRDYQNLLESHTMHYNHKAAPKGGWRNW, from the coding sequence ATGTTTTCTACAATTCAGCTAATTGGTTTAAAAGCCGACGAGTTTCGTCATCCATTAGATTTAGAAGCTACCAAAGCTCTCAAGCAGATTCCTGGCGTTGATATTTTAGTGCGTAATCTGCTAGGGCAAATGGCAGAACAGTTTTTTTATGTAGAAAATATTGCCTCAAGTATTCTGGTAGGAGAGCAACAACTACCTCAGTTTCACAAGCTACTAGTAGAAGCTTGTCGAGTATTGGATCTTGAACCACCACAATTGTATGTCCGTCAACATCCAGTACCCAATGCTTACACGTTTGCTATGCGTGGAAAGCAGCCATTTATTGTCATACATACTTCTTTGTTAGAGTTGCTGACTCCAGAAGAAATTCAAGCAGTTATTGCTCATGAATTAGGTCATCTTAAATGCGATCATGGAGTGTATCTTACCTTAGTGAATTTGGTGGTATTAGCAGCAGGGCAGTTACCAAATTTCGGTGGCTTTGTTGCTCAAGCACTACAAGCACAACTTTTAGAGTGGGTAAGATGCGCAGAATTTACGTGCGATCGCGCAGCATTACTTGCAACTCAAGATCCCAAAATTGTGATGTCACTTTTGATGAAGTTGTCTGGCGGTTCGCCAACACTAGCACCACAACTCAATTTAGATGCTTTTCTCGCTCAAGCACGCGCCTATGACGATATCAGTAATACTGAAATGGGAGAAGTCTTAAAATCAGCGCGGACATCTCAATTAACTCATCCCTTACCAGTACTACGCGCAAGAGAAATAGATCGCTGGGCATCAAGTCGAGATTATCAAAACTTGTTAGAAAGTCACACTATGCACTATAATCATAAAGCTGCACCCAAGGGCGGGTGGCGAAACTGGTAG
- a CDS encoding iron ABC transporter permease — translation MQISRGITAHKPPLFLLITGAITAVAIVIPLTYLVIRTAGVGIEELADLLLRPRTVTVLINSAGMAAGVTLFSALIAIPLAFLTVRTDLPWRRFWLIVTTLPLAVPSYVGSFALIAAFGPRGSLLQLLLEPLGVQELPSIYGWFGTILAITLFTYPYILLSVRAGLHGIDPAMEEAALSLGYSKRATFFRVILPQLRPSIVAGSLLVALYALRDFGTPSLMRFDAFTRVIFLQYRSSFNRNLAAALALVLVVLVLGILWLENKARSRARYYSRRASRRTSQVKLGYWKLPALLFCTAITLIGLVLPVGVALFWLIRGLSVGGGDAVNLAQDMVQPALNSIWASVLAAIAATICALPVAILAVRFPSRITAIIERCSYIGFGLPGIVVALSLVFLGANYLPWIYQTVPILVFAYLVLFLPQSVGTVRSSLLQVNPQLEESAQVLGRTPWQTLREITLPLVRPGILSGSMLVFLTAIKELPATLLLAPIGFSTLATKIWTATENVAFSDAAAAALTMLLVSFGSTLFMLSQEQ, via the coding sequence ATGCAAATTTCTAGAGGGATCACAGCTCATAAACCGCCGTTATTTTTACTGATTACAGGTGCAATTACTGCCGTTGCAATTGTCATTCCTTTAACGTATTTAGTGATTCGGACTGCGGGTGTAGGCATAGAAGAATTAGCAGATTTACTTTTGCGCCCTCGAACTGTCACTGTATTAATCAACAGCGCCGGAATGGCAGCAGGAGTCACCTTATTTTCTGCCTTAATTGCTATTCCACTTGCTTTTTTGACAGTTAGAACGGATTTACCTTGGCGGCGGTTTTGGTTAATTGTGACGACTCTCCCTTTAGCGGTACCGAGTTATGTGGGTAGTTTTGCACTAATTGCAGCGTTTGGACCACGAGGAAGCTTATTACAACTACTACTAGAACCACTGGGAGTGCAAGAGCTACCGAGCATTTATGGTTGGTTTGGCACGATTTTAGCGATTACTTTATTTACTTACCCATATATTTTATTGAGTGTACGTGCGGGATTACACGGAATTGATCCTGCTATGGAAGAAGCCGCACTGAGTTTGGGATATAGTAAACGAGCGACCTTTTTTCGCGTCATCTTACCACAGTTGCGTCCTTCGATAGTTGCAGGTTCACTTTTAGTGGCTTTGTACGCTTTACGAGATTTTGGCACACCCTCACTCATGCGGTTTGATGCATTTACACGAGTCATCTTTCTGCAATACAGGTCGAGTTTTAACCGCAATTTAGCCGCTGCACTAGCTTTAGTTTTAGTTGTCTTAGTGCTAGGAATTTTGTGGTTAGAGAACAAGGCGCGATCGCGTGCGAGGTATTACAGTCGTCGTGCTTCCCGACGTACTTCACAAGTCAAACTAGGATATTGGAAGCTTCCAGCACTTTTGTTTTGCACAGCTATCACTCTGATTGGTTTAGTATTACCAGTTGGTGTAGCTTTGTTTTGGTTGATACGAGGCTTAAGTGTTGGTGGTGGAGATGCCGTTAATTTAGCTCAAGATATGGTGCAACCCGCACTTAACTCAATTTGGGCATCAGTATTAGCTGCGATCGCTGCAACAATTTGTGCTTTACCAGTAGCAATTTTGGCAGTGCGCTTTCCTAGCCGTATAACTGCGATCATCGAGCGCTGTAGCTACATCGGCTTTGGACTACCAGGCATTGTCGTCGCTTTATCACTTGTATTTCTAGGTGCTAACTATCTTCCTTGGATTTATCAAACTGTACCAATTTTGGTTTTTGCCTATTTAGTCTTATTTTTACCGCAATCTGTCGGCACAGTACGTAGTTCGCTGCTTCAGGTAAACCCCCAACTGGAAGAATCTGCTCAAGTGTTAGGTAGAACTCCGTGGCAGACTTTGCGAGAAATTACCTTACCACTCGTTCGCCCAGGAATATTAAGTGGCTCAATGTTGGTATTTTTGACAGCAATTAAGGAATTACCAGCAACATTGTTACTCGCGCCAATTGGCTTTTCAACACTCGCAACAAAAATTTGGACGGCAACAGAAAATGTAGCTTTTAGTGATGCAGCAGCAGCAGCATTGACGATGTTGTTAGTTTCCTTTGGATCAACTTTATTTATGCTTTCTCAAGAGCAATAG
- a CDS encoding amidohydrolase family protein, with the protein MHSSLIRGKYVICKALSRTDVEMIEDGAIFQQNGKIVEIGKYADLIEKYQPDQILGSSEDVVLPGLVNCHHHVGLTPFQLGSPDYPLELWFASRLAARNVNLYLDTLYSAFEMIESGVTTVQHIHGWRPGPASTWLGIAEQVLQAYHDIGMRSSYCFAVRDQNHFVYEANEEFVKKLPADIAPEIAAILKAQEVPLQDYLDFFEHLWQKWDRNADGRIRIQLAPANLHWCSDEALEKLQVYSLKYDVGMHMHLLETAYQKVYAQNRTGKTAVRHLHDLGILGSHLTLGHGVWLTEDDIDLVAESGTMICHNASSNLRLQSGIAPLNHYVKRGVTVGMGLDEAGINDDRDMLQEMRLVLKLHRVPGMDELVPTSPQVFQMATEHGAKTTGFAHEIGTLEVGKAADIVMMNWQHIAYPYLDRAIPILDAVLHRSRTSGVETVIVAGEVIYKEGKFTKVDKAEALEELANSLKVPLTPAEERRCVLAQAVFPYVKQFYDGWLDHSHCDPFYCQNARH; encoded by the coding sequence ATGCATTCCTCATTGATTCGTGGCAAGTACGTAATTTGCAAAGCACTGAGTAGAACTGATGTTGAAATGATTGAAGATGGTGCAATTTTTCAACAGAATGGCAAAATTGTTGAGATTGGTAAATACGCAGATCTCATTGAGAAATACCAACCAGATCAGATTCTAGGTTCATCTGAAGATGTCGTTTTACCTGGATTAGTTAACTGCCATCATCATGTAGGGCTTACGCCGTTTCAACTTGGTTCACCCGACTACCCTTTAGAATTGTGGTTTGCGAGTCGCCTTGCAGCGCGAAATGTCAATCTCTACCTTGATACTCTCTATTCTGCATTTGAGATGATCGAGTCAGGAGTCACTACTGTACAGCATATTCATGGCTGGCGTCCTGGTCCTGCATCAACGTGGTTGGGAATTGCCGAACAAGTGTTGCAAGCATATCACGATATTGGGATGCGATCGTCTTATTGCTTTGCAGTACGCGATCAAAATCATTTTGTCTACGAAGCAAACGAGGAATTTGTCAAAAAGCTACCTGCAGATATTGCCCCAGAAATTGCCGCAATTCTCAAAGCGCAAGAAGTGCCACTACAAGATTACCTCGATTTTTTTGAGCATCTTTGGCAGAAATGGGATCGCAACGCAGATGGACGCATTCGCATTCAACTTGCGCCAGCTAATTTGCATTGGTGTTCAGACGAAGCTTTAGAAAAACTGCAAGTCTACTCTTTGAAGTATGACGTCGGTATGCATATGCACCTACTAGAGACAGCTTACCAGAAAGTTTATGCTCAAAATCGTACTGGTAAAACTGCTGTTCGTCACCTTCACGATTTAGGAATTCTCGGATCGCATCTTACACTAGGACACGGTGTTTGGCTCACAGAAGACGACATCGATTTGGTAGCAGAATCAGGCACAATGATTTGTCACAATGCCAGTTCTAATCTGCGCTTGCAAAGTGGAATCGCACCTTTAAATCATTACGTCAAACGCGGTGTCACTGTAGGGATGGGGTTAGACGAAGCAGGAATCAACGACGATCGCGATATGTTGCAAGAAATGCGCCTCGTCTTAAAGTTGCATCGCGTCCCTGGAATGGATGAGTTAGTACCAACATCACCCCAAGTCTTCCAAATGGCGACTGAACACGGTGCAAAAACAACTGGATTCGCCCATGAAATCGGCACTTTAGAAGTCGGTAAAGCTGCAGATATTGTCATGATGAATTGGCAGCATATTGCCTACCCATATTTAGATCGAGCAATTCCCATATTAGATGCTGTACTCCACCGCAGTCGTACTTCTGGAGTGGAAACAGTCATAGTTGCGGGTGAAGTCATTTACAAAGAAGGCAAATTCACCAAAGTAGATAAAGCCGAAGCACTAGAAGAATTAGCAAATTCACTAAAAGTCCCATTAACTCCAGCCGAAGAACGTCGTTGCGTACTAGCGCAAGCAGTCTTTCCTTATGTCAAACAATTCTACGATGGTTGGCTAGACCACAGCCATTGCGATCCATTCTACTGTCAAAACGCCCGACATTAA
- a CDS encoding RNA methyltransferase — protein MKKYTVADNFKFIRQLTATDCMLTSLQNPLVKQLRKLHSAKERRDQGVFLIEGTHLLQEACRVKYPLATICCTPQWQSRNPILWQQASQQAQRGEIVSEDVLQAIATTVNPDGVVATAHRSSHHAQIPYSGLALALENIQDPGNIGTIIRTATAAGASGLWLNANSVDMYHPKVLRATAGQWFRLPIAVSSDLMTTVSKCQQAAMQVVATQADAPLTYWEVDWQRPSLILLGNEGAGLSSQLVAQSDFCVRIPQNAEVESLNVAIAAALMLYEAQRQKIFSTTQ, from the coding sequence TTGAAAAAGTACACTGTAGCTGATAACTTTAAATTCATTCGGCAATTGACTGCTACAGATTGTATGCTCACCAGTTTGCAAAATCCTCTGGTCAAGCAGTTACGGAAATTGCATTCCGCAAAAGAACGGCGCGATCAAGGCGTGTTTTTAATCGAAGGAACGCACTTACTGCAAGAAGCTTGTCGCGTAAAATACCCATTGGCAACCATCTGCTGTACTCCACAGTGGCAAAGTCGCAACCCGATACTATGGCAACAAGCCTCTCAGCAAGCCCAACGCGGGGAAATTGTCAGTGAAGACGTTTTGCAAGCGATCGCCACAACAGTCAACCCTGATGGCGTTGTCGCAACAGCACACCGCAGTTCGCATCATGCGCAAATACCTTATAGTGGTTTAGCACTAGCTTTAGAAAATATCCAAGATCCAGGCAACATCGGTACAATCATCCGCACGGCTACTGCTGCGGGCGCGAGTGGATTATGGCTGAATGCAAATAGTGTAGATATGTATCATCCCAAAGTGTTAAGAGCGACAGCAGGACAATGGTTTCGCTTACCGATCGCCGTCAGTTCCGATTTAATGACAACAGTGAGCAAATGTCAACAAGCAGCAATGCAAGTTGTAGCAACACAAGCAGATGCGCCGTTAACTTACTGGGAAGTCGATTGGCAGCGTCCTAGTTTAATTTTGCTAGGTAATGAAGGTGCAGGCTTATCTTCTCAATTAGTCGCACAAAGCGATTTTTGTGTCAGAATTCCGCAAAATGCTGAAGTCGAATCTTTGAATGTAGCGATCGCAGCGGCTTTAATGTTGTACGAAGCACAGCGCCAAAAAATATTTTCCACAACGCAATAA
- a CDS encoding ABC transporter substrate-binding protein, with translation MLGIISNLPLSIRHNRRRFLGMGIAAAIAPILLNSCSNNQSNSGSRTIKFSHGSGLCNLPLFYASEKQLFEQYGFSGTTALTPFNADIAAQLATGQVEMAVIPFTNAIAAYTQGASFQVVAGSGIEGLIVVAKPEFKSFQDLKGRKIGTFQADTLDIIVYDYLQREGMSYSDVEMVYFGDSTEVLNAYLAGQVDAISSIEPYATKAKTSTNGNVLGDGTDIYGAGYPDCVVAARNELIQNEPEVVKNVIRTFFEAQYLIENNFEEAAKTTIDKYYKTDMASLLQAAQAQPPGVDIRNKRDFMYSRAESMVALNYINQKPDDNFVNFSLLDQVIQESPELWQRVRVKTEAA, from the coding sequence ATGCTAGGTATCATTAGCAATCTGCCGTTGAGTATTCGCCACAATCGCCGTCGTTTCTTAGGAATGGGAATAGCAGCAGCGATCGCACCAATATTACTCAATTCTTGTAGTAACAACCAAAGCAACTCAGGCAGTCGCACCATCAAGTTTTCACACGGCAGCGGACTTTGCAATTTACCTCTATTCTACGCTTCTGAAAAGCAACTATTTGAGCAATACGGTTTTAGTGGCACAACCGCCTTAACTCCATTTAATGCAGATATTGCCGCACAGCTAGCCACAGGGCAAGTCGAAATGGCAGTAATTCCGTTTACAAATGCGATCGCTGCTTACACTCAAGGCGCATCTTTTCAAGTTGTTGCGGGAAGTGGAATTGAAGGATTAATTGTCGTTGCTAAGCCTGAGTTTAAAAGTTTCCAAGACCTCAAAGGTAGAAAAATTGGCACATTTCAAGCAGATACTTTAGACATTATTGTATACGACTATCTGCAACGCGAAGGCATGAGCTATAGCGATGTAGAAATGGTTTATTTTGGTGATTCAACTGAAGTTCTCAATGCTTATTTAGCCGGACAAGTTGATGCAATTAGTAGCATTGAACCTTACGCTACAAAAGCCAAAACATCAACAAACGGTAACGTACTCGGAGACGGAACCGATATTTATGGTGCTGGATATCCCGATTGCGTAGTAGCAGCACGAAATGAACTCATTCAAAACGAACCGGAAGTTGTAAAAAACGTTATTCGCACTTTTTTTGAAGCACAATATTTAATCGAAAACAACTTTGAAGAAGCAGCAAAAACAACAATCGATAAATACTACAAAACTGATATGGCAAGTTTGCTGCAAGCCGCACAAGCGCAACCACCTGGTGTCGATATTCGTAACAAACGCGACTTTATGTATTCGCGGGCAGAAAGTATGGTGGCATTGAACTATATCAATCAAAAGCCTGATGACAACTTTGTAAATTTTTCCTTGCTCGATCAAGTTATTCAAGAAAGTCCAGAATTGTGGCAGCGCGTGCGAGTGAAAACAGAAGCAGCGTAA
- a CDS encoding ABC transporter permease — protein MLKSKQTAADSDSQFTIQTNQNKPRSKLRNNLKEFTINAGWWILSIGLFIGIWELLTWMGLVNTLILPPPHQFLAEIGNQQQFLTPRIGVERTGANFVALTAIAATLKRVLIGISLGFAAALVFGCLASYFNIFGKLTLPVITLLAPIAPVAWIPLAILAFGIGDSAAIFVVFVGIFFILTLGTINSINKVEQIYINTARVLGANRSQVMRHIIIPAIIPDLFVILRMNLFGAWMAVLAAEMVGVNTGLGAIVMVGRQMFNARLMFLGMAMIGVVGYLLDTGFAQIQKRVLWWKSNAQI, from the coding sequence ATGTTGAAATCAAAACAGACTGCGGCGGATTCTGATAGTCAATTTACAATACAAACTAACCAAAATAAACCACGTTCCAAACTGCGAAATAATTTAAAAGAATTTACTATTAATGCCGGATGGTGGATTCTTTCTATTGGATTATTTATTGGAATTTGGGAACTGTTAACATGGATGGGGTTAGTTAATACGCTCATCTTGCCACCACCACATCAGTTTTTAGCTGAAATTGGCAATCAACAACAGTTTTTAACGCCAAGGATTGGAGTAGAACGCACAGGTGCTAATTTCGTTGCCTTAACTGCGATCGCCGCGACACTCAAGCGCGTACTCATTGGAATTTCGCTAGGCTTTGCTGCAGCACTTGTCTTTGGTTGTTTAGCGTCTTACTTCAATATCTTCGGTAAGTTAACGCTACCAGTCATTACCTTACTTGCTCCAATTGCACCTGTTGCTTGGATTCCCTTAGCAATTCTGGCGTTTGGAATTGGCGACAGTGCAGCGATTTTTGTTGTTTTTGTGGGTATTTTCTTTATTCTGACGCTCGGTACGATTAATAGCATCAATAAAGTCGAGCAAATTTACATCAATACTGCGCGGGTACTCGGTGCAAATCGCAGCCAAGTGATGCGTCACATTATCATTCCGGCGATTATTCCTGATTTATTTGTCATTCTGCGGATGAACTTGTTTGGTGCGTGGATGGCGGTATTAGCTGCAGAAATGGTAGGAGTCAACACCGGATTGGGTGCGATCGTCATGGTAGGGCGACAGATGTTTAATGCGCGATTGATGTTTTTGGGTATGGCAATGATTGGCGTTGTCGGATACCTGCTAGACACCGGATTTGCTCAAATTCAAAAGCGCGTGCTGTGGTGGAAGAGTAATGCTCAAATTTAG
- a CDS encoding TIGR03943 family protein, giving the protein MQKSLQLFQDIAKQITKSWLTEKPNIDVWKYAESAHEESNPYKRNVLQWRRLISSVKDPLETFPGEPVDLIGFVQPVINSPEQFILARHVIRCCLADTVPLGLPVYTPKAARFTSNSWLRVQGHFGVEKIHTKSTLVIVPQKIKSIFQPKKVYINGVF; this is encoded by the coding sequence ATGCAAAAATCACTTCAGTTATTTCAAGATATTGCTAAACAAATCACAAAAAGTTGGTTAACAGAGAAACCGAACATTGATGTTTGGAAGTATGCTGAATCTGCGCATGAAGAATCAAATCCATATAAACGCAATGTTTTGCAATGGCGGCGTTTAATTTCTTCGGTGAAAGATCCTTTAGAAACTTTTCCTGGCGAACCTGTTGATTTAATTGGTTTCGTGCAGCCTGTAATAAATTCACCTGAGCAATTCATCCTAGCTCGACACGTCATTCGTTGTTGTTTAGCTGATACAGTACCCCTGGGATTACCTGTTTACACACCCAAGGCAGCAAGATTTACTTCTAACTCATGGTTGCGGGTACAAGGTCATTTCGGAGTTGAAAAGATCCACACAAAATCAACTTTAGTCATCGTTCCTCAAAAAATTAAATCTATTTTTCAACCTAAAAAAGTTTACATTAATGGTGTATTTTAA
- the murA gene encoding UDP-N-acetylglucosamine 1-carboxyvinyltransferase — protein sequence MEDRPITTSDGLKDTHTQSDADAAVLQIWGKHLLKGHVNISGAKNSALTIIAAALLCPQDCRIRNVPKLVDVMRMEQILTALGVKIDHQQDVLDINASTISHSKAPYEIVSQLRASFFIIGPLLARLGVARIPLPGGCTIGARPVDLHVRGLQAMGADVQIEHGIVHAYVTGSQRKLRGAKIYLDYPSVGATETIMMAATLAEGETTIENAAQEPEVVDLANFCQAMGARIRGAGTNTITIAGVPSLHSTDYTINPDRIEAGTFLVAGAMTHSEISLSPVVPEHLTAVIAKLQETGAQIITESSDCLRILPGDSIKATDIETLPYPGFPTDMQAQFMALLTLSEGNSLITETVFENRMRHVAELNRMGADIRVKGNHALVRGVSMLSGAPVVATDLRASAALVLAGLAADGKTTIQCLHHLDRGYEQLETKLLALGAKLERIPAIGDISGVCLTSDPVLSEKD from the coding sequence ATGGAGGATAGACCTATTACTACCTCTGATGGTTTGAAAGACACACACACACAGTCTGATGCTGACGCTGCTGTTCTACAGATTTGGGGAAAGCATCTTCTCAAAGGTCATGTCAATATTAGTGGAGCAAAAAATTCTGCGCTGACAATCATAGCCGCAGCCCTGCTTTGTCCTCAAGATTGCCGCATTCGCAATGTTCCTAAACTAGTAGACGTTATGCGAATGGAGCAGATTTTAACGGCTTTGGGAGTCAAGATTGATCATCAGCAAGATGTTTTAGACATCAATGCCAGTACGATTAGTCACTCTAAAGCTCCTTACGAAATAGTTAGCCAGCTACGAGCGAGTTTCTTCATTATTGGTCCATTACTGGCAAGATTGGGAGTAGCACGCATTCCTCTACCTGGTGGTTGTACCATTGGCGCTCGACCTGTTGACCTTCATGTTCGGGGTTTACAAGCAATGGGAGCTGATGTTCAAATCGAACATGGTATTGTCCATGCCTATGTAACTGGTAGTCAACGCAAGTTAAGAGGAGCAAAAATTTACTTAGATTATCCCAGCGTTGGTGCGACAGAAACGATTATGATGGCTGCTACTCTGGCAGAGGGAGAAACAACAATTGAAAATGCAGCACAAGAGCCAGAAGTTGTAGACTTAGCAAATTTCTGTCAAGCAATGGGCGCTCGCATCCGAGGAGCAGGAACAAATACAATTACAATCGCTGGAGTTCCCAGCTTGCATTCTACAGACTATACGATTAATCCAGACCGGATTGAGGCTGGAACTTTCCTAGTCGCAGGTGCAATGACACATTCTGAAATTAGCTTATCTCCAGTTGTTCCCGAACATCTGACTGCGGTTATTGCTAAACTCCAAGAAACTGGTGCTCAAATTATCACTGAATCATCTGACTGCTTGCGGATTCTTCCTGGAGACAGCATTAAAGCAACCGATATTGAAACCTTGCCTTATCCTGGGTTTCCTACTGATATGCAGGCGCAGTTTATGGCTTTGCTAACACTGAGTGAAGGCAATAGCTTAATCACGGAAACGGTTTTTGAAAACCGCATGCGTCATGTGGCAGAACTTAATCGTATGGGAGCAGATATTCGCGTTAAAGGCAACCACGCACTCGTGCGAGGAGTTTCTATGTTATCTGGTGCACCAGTAGTAGCAACTGACCTCCGTGCTTCTGCAGCACTTGTTTTAGCTGGATTAGCAGCTGATGGTAAAACAACCATTCAGTGCTTGCACCATCTAGACCGAGGATATGAACAATTAGAAACTAAACTGCTAGCGTTAGGCGCAAAACTAGAACGTATTCCCGCGATTGGAGATATCAGTGGTGTTTGTTTGACAAGCGATCCCGTTTTATCTGAAAAGGATTAA